In Bacillus thuringiensis, the DNA window CTTGCTGCTGATGTAATGGGAGTGCCGACAATTATCGTTGCAAGAACGGATGCGGATGCAGCAGATTTAATTACGAGCGATATCGATCCAGTTGATAAAGCGTTTATTACAGGTGAAAGAACTCCAGAAGGATTTTACCGTACGAAAGCAGGTCTTGATCAAGCAATTGCACGTGGTTTAGCATACGCTCCTTATGCAGATCTCGTTTGGTGCGAAACGTCTGAACCAAATTTAGAAGATGCAAAACGATTTGCAGATGCAATTCATAAAGAGCATCCAGGAAAATTGCTTGCATACAACTGTTCACCTTCATTCAACTGGAAACAAAAACTAGATGAGAAAACAATTGCAAGCTTCCAAAAAGAAATCGCATCTTACGGTTATAAGTTCCAGTTCGTAACACTAGCTGGCTTCCACTCATTAAACTACGGCATGTTTGAATTAGCGCGTGGCTATAAAGAGCGCGGCATGGCAGCGTACTCTGAACTACAACAAGCAGAATTCGCAGCAGAAAAACACGGCTACTCTGCAACTCGTCATCAACGCGAAGTAGGAACAGGTTACTTTGATGAAGTAGCGCAAGTTATTACAGGTGGTACTTCATCAACGACAGCATTAAAAGGATCTACGGAAGAAGCACAGTTTACGAAATAAAAGGAAGGGGCACCTTTTGGAATGGTGCCCCTTGTTATTTTCTGAACGATGCGAGAGTAAACGAAAATATATCAACGATTTTTTAATATATCGACTTACCGACAAAAAAAGACGATATGATTAAATCCACTCTGCTCGATGATTACGAATAAACTCAATATCTTTTTCATAATGTTCTAAATGTCCTTCATCAATCATTCTTTGGAAATTCACATCGCCTTCTTGTGCTTTTCTTTTCATATATGTACATAATGCTTCTAATCGTAGTAACACCATTCCTAAGTAATCTTCATCCATACGTTTACCGTAGGACTGGACAAACAATTTCACTCTTTCTTTCATACGGCCAGCATGTTGTGATGAGTCATAATGAACTGCCTCACCCGATTCTGTATAATATACTCTACTTAAAGGCACACAAGTATAAAGCGTATAAGCGATATCCCAAATTCTTGGACCAGGAGCAGCAACATCGAAATCAATAATGCCTACTGGTTTTTCTTGATTAAAAATAATGTTATATATAGCAAAATCATTGTGGCATAAAACCTCAATGTCATTAGGAGTACAATCCATCGGTTGCCATTCATCTGATAAGGGGAAATCACTTACCGCATCATGATAAAGGTGGAGCATCTTTGCTATTTCTTTTAAAACAGCATTAGACCACATATATTTTTTTAACGGATAATTCCCAGCTTCGCCTTCAATAAAGGATAAAATCTCTCTATCTTTTTCATCTACGCCTAAAAACTTTGGAGCATGATGAAACCCTTTGTTTTCTAAGTGTTGTAATAATGTATGAATTTTTGCACTACCTGGCTTTAATTCTCGCCGAACAGTATTTTCAGAACGATACACATTTGATACATTTCCCCCTGTAAGCTTTTCTTCGTTGGTGTAGTTTGACATATAAGCCCCTCCAATATAACGACTGTACGATTATATTGTAACACTTCAGAACAAGGGATGTAATCGTATTCAAATGATGTTTGTGTCTACTTCATAGTGAAATTCGCACATACTAAAATCAATTATTTACGAATGTATAATCAATTTAATTTGTCA includes these proteins:
- the aceA gene encoding isocitrate lyase, with the translated sequence MQNERIEKLQESWELDTRWKGITRPYSAEDVIRLRGSIDIEHTLARRGAEKLWSSLHTEDYINALGALTGNQAMQQVKAGLKAIYLSGWQVAADANLSGHMYPDQSLYPANSVPAVVKRINQTLQRADQIQHMEGSDDTDYFVPIVADAEAGFGGQLNVFELMKGMIEAGASGVHFEDQLSSEKKCGHLGGKVLLPTQTAVRNLISARLAADVMGVPTIIVARTDADAADLITSDIDPVDKAFITGERTPEGFYRTKAGLDQAIARGLAYAPYADLVWCETSEPNLEDAKRFADAIHKEHPGKLLAYNCSPSFNWKQKLDEKTIASFQKEIASYGYKFQFVTLAGFHSLNYGMFELARGYKERGMAAYSELQQAEFAAEKHGYSATRHQREVGTGYFDEVAQVITGGTSSTTALKGSTEEAQFTK
- a CDS encoding phosphotransferase, whose protein sequence is MSNYTNEEKLTGGNVSNVYRSENTVRRELKPGSAKIHTLLQHLENKGFHHAPKFLGVDEKDREILSFIEGEAGNYPLKKYMWSNAVLKEIAKMLHLYHDAVSDFPLSDEWQPMDCTPNDIEVLCHNDFAIYNIIFNQEKPVGIIDFDVAAPGPRIWDIAYTLYTCVPLSRVYYTESGEAVHYDSSQHAGRMKERVKLFVQSYGKRMDEDYLGMVLLRLEALCTYMKRKAQEGDVNFQRMIDEGHLEHYEKDIEFIRNHRAEWI